The DNA region TGAACTGATAAGGCCTATTCGTCCACAATTAATTATTATAGCCCAGACAGCTTATTCTTCTTCAGAAGATAAAGCTAAAATTGAAAAAGCAGGTTTTGATGATTATATAACTAAGCCCTTGAATAGAGAACGTTTGTTTGAATTAATTGATAAATATTAATGTATTTCAAATGAATGTAATCAAAAGTTTTTTTTGTCCAGTACTACTGTTGTTATCGGGTTTTGGTTTTTCGCAAGAAGAAAAACCTGGTGAGGATGAGGTTTCAGAAGATAAAAGAATTAGTTTCACTATTGATGTAGTGAGTCGCTATGTTTGGAGAGGACAATGTTGGGGAGGTGATTATTTGGCTGTACAACCTTCGTTAGAATACGCAGTTACTCCAAAATTTACAATAGGAAGCTGGGCAACTACTAATTTTAAAAAGGATTACTATTATCCTGATAATGAAAATTATTATAAAGGATATCAAGAAGTTGATTTGTATTTGAGTTACCAAATTACTAATTTTTTACAGCTCCAACTTTGGGATTATTATTGGCCTTCGGTAAGCAGAGTGGAAGGAGTGAGTAATAAATTATTTGATTATGGGCCTACGAGTTCACAAACAATAGACGCAATCTTGTATTTTGATTTTTCTGAAGGATATCAATACCCATTTAATGCTACCATAAGTACATTTGTGGGAGGTAATGATTATCAATACAACAGCAGAGATGAACCTAAGCGTAATTACACTACTTATTTCGAATTGGGATATGTTTTTAATTTGTTCGAAAATTCCCCTCATAAATTAATTCAAAATATAGAATTAGCGCCTTCGGCCGGTGTTGTTTTAAATAACAAGGCTGCATATTACAATTTTGCTGATTATGATAAACCTTCGTTGGTTAATTTAGCATTAAAAGCAAGTAAGGAGTTTGATTTAGGGAGTAATATTATAATGCCAATTTCGCTGAATTATGTGCATAATGGAGCAACAAAAAACACTGATTTTTTTGGGAAGAATTTCTTAATTGCGGGGGTTAGTTTTAGTTATTGATTTGATTTCAAATAATTTTTTTGAATAAAAAGCATAAAAAAAGCAGGTCTTTAAAAAAAGCCTGCTTTTTTCAGTTGTTATGTTTGTTTTTAGTTTTTCAAATCTTTGATTACTTTGAAAGCTACATCAACCTGATCTTCACCAACCAAAATAGTGAATTCATTAGAAGTCGAAATTACTTCGTTGATGATAATTCCTTCCCAAGCCAAACGTTG from Flavobacterium nitratireducens includes:
- a CDS encoding TorF family putative porin, with the translated sequence MNVIKSFFCPVLLLLSGFGFSQEEKPGEDEVSEDKRISFTIDVVSRYVWRGQCWGGDYLAVQPSLEYAVTPKFTIGSWATTNFKKDYYYPDNENYYKGYQEVDLYLSYQITNFLQLQLWDYYWPSVSRVEGVSNKLFDYGPTSSQTIDAILYFDFSEGYQYPFNATISTFVGGNDYQYNSRDEPKRNYTTYFELGYVFNLFENSPHKLIQNIELAPSAGVVLNNKAAYYNFADYDKPSLVNLALKASKEFDLGSNIIMPISLNYVHNGATKNTDFFGKNFLIAGVSFSY